One Candidatus Nitronauta litoralis genomic window, AAGAACTATCTCACCAAAATGGACATATCGCCAAAACCCACCTGGCTCTGGGAATTCCCCGTCAGACTCTTTGCTCGAAAATGAAAAAATTCAATCTGAAGCGGAAAGACTTTCTCTGATCATTTCAACGGGATTTCTTCCCGGGGCGATGGGAGATTTCCAGTCATTAAAAATCGAATAAATTCAGATAAAAGATAGAGAACGAAACAAAACCCCAATAGATTAATTCAAGCGTAAAAAAGATACTTATCCGAAAAGGTTTTCGGAAAAGATTGCTTTGGTTCTACAAAGCACGATATGTTATTCACCGTCTGCAACGCCCGGGATTATTAGATGCCTCTCATATCTTTCCAGATAATGATTCCAGAATTATTATTCGTTAGCTCAAATTTTGTCTGAGTACATCTCGTGAAAAAACATTCCATCGTGAAAAAAGTTGGGATTTTGCGCGAATCTTGTTATCAACGAAATCCTAATGTAGTATGCGTTCGCTTTTCAATTTCCAGGTTATGAATGCCCTTGTGCTTTTCTGCGCTTAAGGTGAAGGTGAATCTCAAAAGCGCTGACCTAAGCTAAAAGCCCACCAGAAAATTAATCAAGACATGAAGTTCGGCAGGAATATAGGCCCCTATGCAGGAATCAGTATTATTAGATGCTTTTCGAGAATATGAATCCGAGCTATTGCGTTTTTTAAGCAAGAGATTCGGTTCAGCTTCTATCGCTTCGGATATAGCACAAAACCTTTACGTCAAACTGCTCAACGCTGAGAGTCATCCTGAAATTCGTAACTCGAAGGCTTATTTGTTTAGTATGGCCGTTAATCTGGGGACTGATCAAATGCGTGTCGAAAAGCGGCGTAAAGAAATTTTAGCGGAAGTGAATGATCTGGTCTGGTATCAGGCGGACGAAGTGACTCCTGAGCGTCACGCAATGGCAA contains:
- a CDS encoding RNA polymerase sigma factor, producing the protein MQESVLLDAFREYESELLRFLSKRFGSASIASDIAQNLYVKLLNAESHPEIRNSKAYLFSMAVNLGTDQMRVEKRRKEILAEVNDLVWYQADEVTPERHAMAKEELSFLVSEVSKLPERCRKVFYLNRYEGRSQSEIATMLGVGLSTVHKDLKAAMNLLIEARQRFRASLPEKSEQEKK